A single window of Pseudomonas marginalis DNA harbors:
- a CDS encoding UvrD-helicase domain-containing protein: MQWTQEQQPIIHSTADKLLVQAFAGTGKTTTLVGYATHHTSVKMLYLCYNKSVELAAKGRFPRNVVCKTAHGLAYAVYGSQYAAKQTNNMRLTDIARAINTQDWELVRDVLSTLNNFMASADDELCRGHFPRFQEQRMLTSAQERFLNNALSVARFIWKRMIDLQDTGISITHDGYLKLYQLSKPDLSKRFHAILLDEGQDVNPVIADLVKTQRIRKVTVGDPHQQIYRFRGAEDALNSDWMAGAERHYLTQSFRFGPAVAHVANIILFYKGETRKLQGLGSNTLVKRTLPEDLPHRTFIHRTVTGVIENALLLVAINPKIFWVGGIDSYSLRDLEDLYMFSHNRNQEVQNRKLLRDYRDFAQYVEIAEVSQDTEMLRSIKIIAAYPDLPQRIHTLRVRSVANELDATITLTTGHKAKGLEWDFVSLYDDFSADPLSPDIDQGRRDDELNLLYVAVTRAMKILALNSMVLSIMQRYVDARSSLTGQSH, encoded by the coding sequence ATGCAATGGACTCAAGAACAGCAGCCCATTATCCATTCAACAGCTGACAAGCTGCTGGTCCAGGCCTTCGCCGGCACAGGCAAAACCACAACACTGGTTGGTTACGCCACCCATCACACCTCGGTGAAAATGCTGTACCTCTGCTACAACAAATCCGTCGAGCTCGCGGCCAAGGGCCGCTTCCCTCGCAATGTGGTTTGCAAGACAGCGCATGGGCTTGCCTACGCGGTCTACGGCAGTCAGTACGCCGCTAAACAGACCAACAATATGCGGCTCACTGATATTGCCAGGGCCATCAATACTCAGGACTGGGAGCTCGTGCGGGACGTCCTCAGTACGCTGAACAACTTCATGGCCAGCGCCGACGACGAGCTATGCCGTGGGCATTTCCCCAGGTTCCAGGAACAACGAATGCTCACCAGCGCACAGGAGCGGTTTCTGAACAATGCTCTGAGCGTGGCAAGGTTCATCTGGAAACGGATGATCGATCTGCAAGACACCGGCATTTCGATTACACACGACGGCTACCTGAAGCTGTATCAACTGAGTAAGCCCGACCTGAGCAAAAGGTTTCACGCCATCCTTCTGGATGAGGGACAAGACGTGAACCCGGTTATTGCCGACTTGGTAAAAACACAACGGATCCGCAAGGTGACAGTCGGCGATCCCCATCAGCAGATCTATCGCTTCCGCGGTGCCGAGGATGCGCTCAATAGCGATTGGATGGCCGGTGCCGAACGTCATTACTTGACCCAGAGTTTTCGTTTCGGCCCTGCGGTCGCTCACGTGGCCAACATCATCCTCTTCTACAAGGGGGAGACACGAAAGCTGCAGGGGTTAGGCTCCAACACCCTGGTTAAAAGGACGTTGCCTGAAGATCTACCGCATCGCACGTTTATCCATCGCACCGTTACTGGCGTTATCGAGAACGCTTTGCTCTTGGTCGCGATCAACCCCAAGATCTTCTGGGTTGGTGGTATCGACAGCTACTCGCTGCGCGACCTGGAAGACCTGTACATGTTCAGCCACAACCGCAATCAAGAAGTCCAGAACCGCAAGCTTTTGCGGGATTATCGAGACTTTGCACAGTACGTAGAAATTGCCGAGGTCAGCCAAGACACCGAGATGCTGCGCTCGATCAAAATCATCGCAGCCTATCCAGATCTGCCTCAGCGGATACATACACTGCGAGTTCGTTCTGTGGCCAATGAATTGGATGCCACAATCACGCTGACGACGGGGCATAAAGCAAAAGGGCTGGAATGGGACTTTGTCAGTCTGTATGACGACTTTAGCGCTGATCCGCTGTCGCCCGATATTGATCAGGGACGTCGAGATGACGAATTGAACTTGCTCTACGTAGCTGTGACACGAGCCATGAAGATTTTGGCGCTGAACTCGATGGTGTTGTCCATAATGCAGCGCTATGTTGATGCGAGGTCATCTCTAACAGGGCAATCACACTAG
- a CDS encoding methyl-accepting chemotaxis protein: protein MNLSRPSRTTSILGACLVVLAGMLGYEHHQLSLLSTSLAATADKDSLDALLTRLSNVDERLDTVAGKHLVTNDDFRAGQQALSNRIDAVQAYAKQATESAQETSLNAASTGELVVLKASVETLDSRIKELSQSRDKQVTTVPPKPKPTARKPKRPTPVAIGIVTSQKPPFTVIGIEYRGGERFLSVAPPGSTQLNQIYLIRPGDAVAGTEWRLNTLDGRSARFDVAGTPQTVTVAQ, encoded by the coding sequence ATGAACCTATCACGCCCATCTCGAACCACTTCAATACTCGGTGCCTGCCTAGTCGTTCTGGCGGGCATGCTGGGCTATGAGCATCATCAACTCTCCCTACTCAGCACCAGCTTGGCTGCGACAGCCGACAAAGATTCGCTCGATGCATTGCTGACGCGATTGAGCAACGTCGACGAGCGACTGGATACGGTAGCCGGCAAACATCTGGTGACCAATGATGACTTCCGAGCGGGGCAGCAGGCATTGTCGAATCGGATTGATGCCGTACAAGCGTATGCAAAGCAAGCGACGGAGTCAGCGCAAGAAACCTCCCTAAATGCTGCGTCTACGGGTGAACTGGTGGTTCTCAAAGCCAGCGTCGAAACACTCGATAGCCGTATTAAAGAACTCAGCCAATCACGTGATAAACAAGTCACTACCGTTCCCCCCAAGCCCAAGCCTACTGCCCGCAAACCAAAACGGCCCACACCTGTTGCTATCGGCATCGTCACATCGCAAAAGCCCCCCTTCACCGTTATCGGCATCGAGTACCGGGGTGGGGAACGCTTTTTGTCCGTAGCACCGCCAGGCAGCACACAGTTAAACCAGATCTATCTAATTCGTCCTGGTGACGCCGTGGCGGGTACTGAGTGGCGCCTCAACACACTGGACGGCAGGTCAGCACGCTTTGACGTGGCTGGAACACCGCAAACTGTAACCGTCGCGCAATAG
- a CDS encoding DUF6429 family protein encodes MEYDDKLIEEAVLALLATFSFDNGNAWKGFDFETMSRLHEHGFISNPVNKNKSIWLTAEGLEQGRQIADRLFGVGTQGEHVSELDT; translated from the coding sequence ATGGAATATGACGATAAACTGATTGAAGAAGCCGTGCTGGCTCTGTTGGCAACCTTCAGTTTTGATAACGGTAATGCTTGGAAAGGGTTCGACTTCGAGACCATGAGCCGATTACATGAACATGGTTTCATCAGTAATCCGGTAAACAAGAACAAATCGATTTGGTTGACGGCTGAAGGGTTGGAGCAAGGTCGGCAGATAGCCGACCGGTTGTTTGGGGTAGGAACCCAAGGGGAGCATGTATCCGAGTTGGATACCTGA
- a CDS encoding TIGR03747 family integrating conjugative element membrane protein — MADIAEKAQQQQEGQKTFLGMLFSAPFHFLGVMFGSLLGAVIVEWLCMYVFWPDAGWKHAQQMFQHELSWLSQDLLQSVVIKEPGRTATWLAETVHDWLMVKTGLQDNVNALTQYARSISQQQAGTFNLRYELGRLMIKFQDYGLAALYTVLTFCVRMVILTLTLPLFALAAFTGLIDGLVRRDLRKFGSGRESSYLYHKARGTIIPLTIVPWTVYLAIPISVSPLLILLPCAVLLGVSVYITVSSFKKYL, encoded by the coding sequence ATGGCCGATATCGCGGAAAAAGCCCAGCAACAGCAGGAAGGTCAAAAAACTTTCCTGGGCATGCTGTTCTCGGCTCCCTTTCACTTCCTGGGGGTGATGTTCGGCTCCCTGCTGGGCGCCGTCATCGTTGAATGGCTATGCATGTACGTGTTCTGGCCTGATGCTGGCTGGAAACATGCCCAGCAGATGTTCCAGCATGAATTGAGCTGGCTATCCCAGGACCTGCTACAGAGCGTTGTGATCAAAGAACCGGGACGCACAGCCACCTGGCTGGCAGAAACCGTGCATGACTGGCTGATGGTAAAAACCGGCCTGCAGGACAACGTCAATGCACTGACCCAGTACGCCCGATCCATATCGCAACAACAAGCAGGCACCTTCAATCTCCGCTACGAACTCGGCCGCCTCATGATCAAATTTCAGGACTACGGCTTGGCTGCGCTGTACACCGTTCTGACCTTCTGTGTACGGATGGTCATCCTGACACTGACACTCCCACTGTTTGCACTGGCCGCGTTCACCGGACTCATCGACGGCCTGGTGCGGCGGGATCTACGCAAATTCGGCTCCGGCCGTGAGTCCAGCTACCTGTATCACAAAGCCCGAGGGACGATCATTCCCCTGACCATAGTGCCCTGGACGGTCTACCTGGCCATTCCCATCAGCGTCAGCCCTCTTTTGATTCTATTGCCATGCGCAGTGTTATTGGGCGTGTCCGTCTACATCACTGTATCCAGCTTCAAAAAATACCTTTAG
- a CDS encoding integrating conjugative element protein, producing MNGLLSFVLLLCLATPIMVNASSLIVVEDRGGVSALPYYQDLAPEPTAQSAPIETMGVRGHGSFPVHSDQLVPGQEQGRVINAPGLQPLFLVGDDEMSRAWLTQRREQLQQLQAVGLVVNVASAERFAEVQRWAGDLQMVPAPSNDLAQRLGIKHYPLLITATALQQ from the coding sequence ATGAATGGACTGTTGAGTTTCGTGCTTTTGCTGTGCTTGGCCACCCCAATTATGGTGAACGCAAGCTCGTTGATTGTAGTTGAAGACCGGGGCGGCGTTTCAGCCCTGCCCTACTACCAAGACTTAGCGCCTGAACCTACCGCGCAATCCGCACCAATCGAAACGATGGGGGTACGTGGCCATGGGTCTTTTCCCGTGCACTCAGACCAGCTTGTCCCCGGCCAAGAGCAGGGCCGGGTTATAAACGCGCCAGGCCTACAACCTCTTTTCCTGGTGGGTGACGATGAAATGTCCAGAGCCTGGCTGACTCAACGCCGTGAGCAACTGCAGCAGTTGCAAGCGGTAGGCCTGGTAGTGAACGTGGCCAGTGCCGAGCGATTTGCAGAGGTACAACGATGGGCAGGCGACCTGCAGATGGTCCCAGCGCCGTCAAATGACCTGGCGCAGCGCCTTGGAATCAAACACTACCCACTGCTCATTACTGCAACAGCCCTTCAGCAGTAG
- a CDS encoding lytic transglycosylase, which produces MAASVVRAALAGFLLIGAAMANSAEVPPPAYQLIALPAGVPSEVLYSVALQESGTRLRGQIVPWPWTLNVAGAGYRFATRSDACRALMLAIQTAGPNRVDVGLGQTNIGANGHRYSYPCEGLDPYKNLSVTAQILAEQKAKGGDWITAAGRYHRPAGGEPAARYRRAFAKHLSRVTGINLMANNP; this is translated from the coding sequence ATGGCAGCGTCAGTAGTACGCGCAGCGCTGGCTGGCTTTCTTCTAATTGGCGCGGCAATGGCTAACAGTGCCGAGGTCCCACCACCGGCCTATCAATTGATTGCGTTGCCTGCCGGCGTTCCATCCGAGGTGCTCTATTCGGTCGCACTGCAGGAGAGCGGTACGCGACTGCGTGGCCAGATCGTGCCCTGGCCATGGACATTAAATGTCGCCGGTGCCGGCTACCGCTTTGCGACCCGTAGCGATGCATGCAGGGCACTGATGCTTGCGATTCAGACCGCTGGCCCCAATCGGGTCGACGTCGGTCTAGGGCAAACCAATATCGGTGCCAATGGCCATCGTTACAGCTACCCCTGCGAAGGACTGGATCCTTACAAAAACCTTTCGGTTACGGCTCAGATCCTGGCCGAGCAAAAAGCCAAAGGCGGAGATTGGATCACGGCCGCTGGCCGATACCACCGCCCGGCCGGCGGCGAACCCGCTGCCCGCTACCGCCGCGCATTTGCCAAACATCTTAGCCGGGTCACCGGCATCAACCTAATGGCGAACAACCCATGA
- a CDS encoding helix-turn-helix transcriptional regulator — MNDAIFSACRLSTEDSASEFFSRFRCNIDVIGNSNKFDYSTKMCKMGNTSVSRSTSLTGWAFEQKPEFDGLLITIPEAGLLTWGTSKNKYESISGSVFVIDQSQLILSKFSPLSNYISIFIQHEDMFQYLRTFLDQPPKAKIHFKNSNTDAWVGRFLANLADTALSLSGNHSIAEGPFLRHLKESMISFVIYNIENNYSQLVRSPDTVLTPTPHSIKSTIEYINSHYSEALTSIDLSTQANISIRSLQEGFKKYKGTTINSYIREVRLLNARKMIFDANLLLSIKQIAYACGFSNYYLFCKYYKLRFSEHPHDSNKRMRQSFQLSPDDTL, encoded by the coding sequence ATGAATGATGCGATTTTCTCTGCATGTAGATTATCTACAGAAGATTCTGCTAGTGAATTTTTCAGCAGATTTCGCTGCAACATTGATGTAATAGGAAATTCGAACAAATTTGATTACTCAACGAAAATGTGCAAGATGGGTAACACTAGCGTGAGTCGTTCAACAAGCCTGACGGGTTGGGCTTTTGAACAAAAGCCGGAGTTTGACGGATTATTAATCACTATTCCTGAGGCCGGCCTCCTAACTTGGGGGACATCAAAAAATAAATACGAGTCAATCTCAGGCTCTGTTTTCGTAATAGATCAAAGCCAACTTATCCTATCGAAGTTCTCCCCGTTATCTAATTACATTAGCATCTTCATACAGCACGAAGATATGTTTCAATATTTGAGAACTTTTCTTGACCAACCCCCTAAGGCAAAAATACACTTTAAGAATTCTAATACTGATGCCTGGGTTGGACGTTTTTTAGCTAATCTTGCTGATACGGCACTATCACTCTCAGGAAATCATTCCATAGCGGAAGGTCCATTCCTTCGCCATCTCAAAGAAAGCATGATTAGCTTTGTTATATATAACATAGAAAACAACTACTCTCAGTTAGTGCGTTCACCTGATACCGTACTGACTCCTACGCCACACAGTATCAAGAGCACTATTGAATATATAAATTCACACTACTCAGAAGCGCTAACAAGTATTGATCTTTCCACGCAGGCCAATATTAGTATACGAAGTCTGCAGGAGGGGTTTAAAAAATACAAAGGAACTACAATTAATAGTTACATTCGTGAGGTCCGGCTTCTTAATGCTAGAAAAATGATTTTCGATGCCAATCTACTTCTCTCAATCAAACAAATTGCTTATGCTTGTGGCTTCTCAAACTATTACCTATTTTGTAAATATTACAAATTAAGATTTTCTGAACACCCACATGACTCCAACAAACGCATGCGACAGTCATTTCAGTTGTCACCTGATGATACTTTATAG
- a CDS encoding GNAT family N-acetyltransferase: MSPFELVRDFLRRRAAKLLDDLAMNLHLVNRRQESLLGHFVFPGTDYLDDIQIGEHYAGYVNYCINPLGDCLYINMIEIIPSLQGKGLGLGALWHLWCQHRLPIVPLYQSNSSERFWLRARPRFAAAGAVIKEDLRSTLDLELEKQRWQHVVLEPGHERLIRELKASPDWPKIQERFESWKDL; encoded by the coding sequence ATGTCGCCTTTTGAGCTTGTTCGCGATTTTCTCCGCAGACGCGCGGCTAAATTGTTAGATGATCTGGCGATGAATTTACACTTGGTAAATCGTCGGCAAGAATCGCTGCTGGGCCATTTTGTATTTCCAGGTACTGATTATCTGGACGACATCCAAATCGGTGAGCATTATGCCGGTTACGTGAATTACTGCATCAACCCACTTGGCGATTGCCTTTATATCAATATGATCGAAATCATTCCATCGCTGCAGGGTAAAGGTTTAGGCTTGGGCGCTCTTTGGCATCTGTGGTGTCAGCACCGTTTACCGATTGTGCCGCTATATCAGTCCAATTCTTCCGAAAGATTTTGGCTCAGAGCTCGCCCGCGCTTTGCAGCGGCCGGCGCCGTAATCAAGGAAGATCTACGCAGTACTCTGGATCTGGAACTGGAAAAACAGCGATGGCAACACGTGGTTCTCGAACCTGGTCACGAACGCCTTATCCGGGAGCTCAAAGCATCGCCGGATTGGCCCAAAATTCAAGAGCGTTTCGAAAGCTGGAAAGACTTATGA
- the traD gene encoding type IV conjugative transfer system coupling protein TraD — protein MASPFTIESLLRPAVELYTVWVCAAAALLCIFAPWAFALTPLFGVVAATGFLGLGFVRLKQALMVLRYRRNIRRLPHYTMTSKEIPVSNERLFIGKGFRWTQKHTQRLMDTYLPKYAEYVEPTSTYNWARRLEERLEFAPFPLKLLAKATSWDVALNPARPLPPVGGLPRLHGIEPNEADVSLPLGERVGHSLVLGTTRVGKTRLAELFITQDIRRTRRRPRRRVQMGRRVQPVHRSQRSVDKTDEMNLDREVVIVFDPKGDADLLKRMYIECKRAGRLDEFYVFHLGWPDHSARYNAVGRFGRISEVATRIAGQLSGEGNSAAFREFAWRFVNIIARALVALGRRPDYEQILKHVTNIDALFIEYAQKYFAEHDPKAWQTIVELEGKIDRKNLSFAMKDRPLRVVALDMYLTQQRISDPVMEGLRSAVRYDKTYFDKIVASLLPLLEKLTTGRIAELLSPDYMDLEDPRPIFDWMQVIRKRAVVYVGLDALSDTEVAAAVGNSMFSDLVSVAGHIYKFGIDDGLPGASGGKVAINVHADEFNELMGDEFIPMINKGGGAGMQVTAYTQTMSDIEARIGNRAKAGQVIGNFNNLFMLRVRETATAELLTNQLPKVQVFTSTPASSANDAINGKTAFTSNTHDQIQSVSVPMIEPAHVVALPKGQCFALIEGGNLWKIRMPLPANDPDEVMPKDLQALVEGMRKGSGTSSDWWQAPGYEALGESLPDDLVNDFRKLATDEKVV, from the coding sequence ATGGCCAGCCCCTTTACTATCGAGTCATTGCTTCGTCCTGCCGTCGAGCTTTACACGGTCTGGGTTTGTGCTGCTGCAGCGCTGCTTTGTATTTTCGCGCCCTGGGCATTTGCACTGACGCCTTTATTTGGAGTGGTTGCCGCTACTGGCTTTTTAGGTCTTGGGTTTGTTCGCCTGAAGCAGGCCCTGATGGTATTGCGCTACCGACGCAATATCCGGCGCCTCCCCCACTACACCATGACCAGCAAAGAAATTCCGGTCAGCAACGAGCGGCTTTTTATAGGCAAAGGCTTTCGCTGGACTCAAAAACATACCCAGCGCTTGATGGACACTTACCTCCCCAAATATGCCGAGTACGTCGAGCCGACCTCGACCTACAACTGGGCAAGGCGGCTTGAGGAACGATTGGAATTCGCCCCCTTCCCACTCAAGCTTCTGGCCAAGGCCACCTCTTGGGATGTCGCGCTTAATCCAGCACGTCCGCTGCCACCCGTAGGTGGCCTACCGCGCTTACACGGCATAGAACCGAACGAGGCTGACGTCAGCTTGCCATTGGGTGAACGGGTTGGGCACTCCCTGGTGTTGGGTACTACACGAGTGGGCAAAACCCGCCTGGCCGAACTGTTTATCACCCAAGACATCAGGCGCACCCGCAGACGGCCCCGCCGGCGCGTTCAGATGGGTCGCCGTGTTCAGCCTGTTCATCGGAGCCAGCGCAGCGTCGATAAAACTGATGAGATGAATCTTGATCGCGAGGTGGTGATTGTCTTCGACCCCAAAGGCGATGCCGACCTCCTGAAACGCATGTACATAGAGTGCAAGCGTGCCGGCCGACTGGATGAGTTTTACGTGTTCCATTTGGGCTGGCCCGACCACTCCGCTCGTTACAACGCCGTTGGACGATTTGGTCGGATCTCAGAGGTGGCGACCCGGATTGCCGGTCAACTATCAGGAGAAGGCAACTCGGCCGCATTCCGTGAGTTCGCCTGGCGTTTCGTCAACATTATCGCACGCGCCTTGGTCGCCCTCGGACGCAGGCCAGACTATGAGCAGATCCTCAAGCATGTGACCAACATCGATGCGCTCTTCATCGAGTACGCACAGAAGTACTTTGCTGAGCATGATCCCAAGGCCTGGCAAACCATCGTTGAATTGGAAGGCAAGATCGATCGTAAAAACCTCAGTTTTGCTATGAAGGACCGACCGCTGCGCGTGGTGGCCCTGGACATGTACCTCACTCAGCAACGCATCTCCGATCCTGTGATGGAGGGCCTGCGATCAGCGGTACGTTATGACAAAACCTATTTCGACAAGATTGTGGCCAGCCTGCTACCACTGCTGGAAAAACTGACCACGGGGCGCATTGCAGAGCTGCTGTCTCCAGACTACATGGACCTTGAGGACCCACGACCAATCTTTGACTGGATGCAGGTCATCCGCAAACGGGCGGTGGTATATGTCGGTCTGGATGCCTTGTCCGATACAGAGGTGGCTGCGGCGGTGGGCAACTCCATGTTCAGCGATCTGGTGTCAGTCGCGGGCCACATCTACAAATTCGGCATCGATGACGGTTTGCCCGGGGCAAGCGGCGGCAAGGTGGCGATTAACGTGCACGCCGACGAATTCAATGAACTGATGGGCGATGAGTTCATTCCGATGATCAACAAAGGCGGTGGCGCCGGCATGCAGGTTACGGCCTACACCCAGACCATGAGCGACATCGAGGCCAGAATCGGTAACCGCGCAAAAGCTGGCCAAGTCATCGGTAACTTCAACAACCTGTTCATGTTGCGTGTTCGTGAAACCGCCACCGCCGAGCTGTTGACCAACCAGTTGCCCAAGGTCCAGGTGTTCACCAGTACACCGGCCAGCAGTGCCAATGATGCGATCAATGGCAAGACCGCTTTCACATCCAACACCCACGACCAGATCCAAAGCGTCAGCGTGCCGATGATCGAACCGGCGCACGTCGTTGCGCTGCCCAAGGGGCAATGCTTTGCCCTGATCGAGGGCGGAAACCTGTGGAAGATTCGTATGCCGTTGCCGGCAAACGATCCCGATGAAGTCATGCCCAAGGATCTTCAGGCATTGGTTGAAGGTATGCGCAAAGGATCCGGAACGAGCAGCGATTGGTGGCAAGCGCCGGGTTATGAAGCATTAGGCGAATCGCTTCCAGATGATCTGGTCAATGATTTCCGCAAGTTGGCCACCGACGAGAAAGTCGTATAA
- a CDS encoding TIGR03759 family integrating conjugative element protein, producing the protein MYFPTAISKKQRSTGTSRLTTGLAILAFAYGCHAAPEHATSTTNTQINELGIQNPSQGASQTEIAREWGLTPQEWTRYRTVMEGPRGIYSPGLDPLTALGIEAKSAEERRRYAELQVQAERQRIDKELAYQRAYDQAFARLYPNEKVIQISSDPTSAAGSRPATALKGTGRLAVFVQDSCTACIARVKDLQTQKQPFDLYFVGSQGDDETIRRWAILAGIEPTSVRNRQITLNHDAGRWLGLGLGGELPAVVREVNGQWQRQ; encoded by the coding sequence ATGTATTTCCCAACGGCCATCTCAAAAAAGCAGAGATCCACGGGCACCTCGCGGCTCACTACAGGCTTGGCTATCCTTGCCTTTGCCTATGGCTGCCATGCTGCTCCGGAACACGCTACGTCAACTACAAACACTCAAATCAACGAGCTCGGCATCCAGAATCCTTCCCAAGGTGCCAGCCAGACAGAAATCGCCCGCGAGTGGGGGTTAACCCCCCAAGAGTGGACCCGTTATCGAACGGTTATGGAGGGACCACGCGGCATCTATTCACCAGGACTGGATCCGTTGACCGCACTTGGCATCGAAGCCAAATCGGCTGAAGAGCGTAGACGCTACGCAGAACTGCAGGTGCAGGCCGAGCGACAGCGTATCGATAAAGAGCTTGCCTACCAAAGAGCTTATGACCAAGCCTTTGCTCGCCTCTATCCCAATGAAAAAGTCATTCAAATATCATCTGACCCAACATCTGCGGCGGGCTCTCGCCCCGCCACTGCTCTGAAAGGCACAGGGCGATTAGCTGTTTTTGTTCAAGACAGTTGCACCGCCTGTATCGCTCGAGTGAAAGACCTTCAGACTCAGAAACAACCCTTTGATCTGTACTTCGTGGGTAGCCAAGGTGACGACGAGACCATTCGCCGTTGGGCCATCCTGGCTGGCATCGAGCCAACCAGCGTGCGCAACCGCCAAATCACACTGAATCACGACGCCGGCCGCTGGCTCGGCCTTGGACTCGGCGGCGAGCTACCAGCTGTGGTGCGCGAGGTGAATGGGCAATGGCAGCGTCAGTAG
- a CDS encoding methyl-accepting chemotaxis protein, with amino-acid sequence MGDLTQVIEYSGTDETGQLLQSLSNMQDNLVGTVRQISDAAAQLASAAEELTAVTDDSTRGLATQNGEIQQAATAVTEMTAAVEEVARNAVSTSMISSQTADEAHKGRKQVQQAVAGIDSVTVVITDSTTLVEALASQIHEITKVLDVIRGIAEQTNLLALNAAIEAARAGEQGRGFAVVADEVRALAHRTQVSTGEVEIMISRVRDGADEAVSAMGKSRSLVLSTQSLANEAGLALERISEGVNKINEQNLVIASAAEEQAQVAREIDRNLVNIQDLSSQTAAGANQTSASSQELSKLAISFNKLVGHFKL; translated from the coding sequence ATGGGGGATTTGACGCAGGTTATCGAGTATAGTGGTACAGATGAAACTGGCCAACTTTTGCAGTCACTTTCAAATATGCAAGATAACCTTGTTGGAACTGTTCGTCAGATTTCAGATGCCGCCGCTCAGTTGGCTTCCGCGGCTGAGGAGTTAACAGCGGTTACAGACGATAGTACTCGAGGCTTGGCGACTCAGAACGGTGAGATCCAGCAGGCAGCAACCGCTGTGACAGAGATGACTGCAGCAGTCGAAGAGGTAGCTCGCAATGCTGTAAGTACATCTATGATTTCAAGTCAGACAGCCGATGAAGCTCATAAGGGCCGGAAACAGGTCCAACAAGCAGTTGCGGGGATCGATAGTGTTACTGTCGTAATTACTGACTCCACTACACTTGTAGAAGCCTTAGCGTCCCAGATACATGAGATAACAAAAGTGTTAGATGTTATCCGAGGAATAGCTGAGCAAACCAATCTCCTCGCCTTGAATGCTGCTATCGAAGCAGCTCGTGCTGGTGAGCAAGGCAGAGGGTTTGCAGTAGTTGCAGATGAGGTGCGCGCACTCGCCCATCGGACTCAGGTATCAACTGGAGAAGTTGAGATTATGATTAGTCGGGTGCGTGATGGTGCCGATGAGGCTGTAAGCGCTATGGGTAAAAGTCGCAGTCTTGTATTGAGTACTCAGTCCTTAGCGAATGAAGCTGGATTGGCACTGGAGAGAATCAGCGAGGGTGTGAATAAAATCAATGAACAGAACTTAGTAATTGCAAGCGCGGCCGAAGAGCAAGCACAAGTTGCTAGAGAGATTGACCGGAATCTTGTTAACATACAGGACTTATCTTCGCAGACTGCAGCGGGCGCGAATCAAACCAGCGCTTCGAGTCAAGAACTATCGAAACTGGCAATATCATTCAATAAACTTGTCGGGCATTTTAAATTATAA
- a CDS encoding MCP four helix bundle domain-containing protein, whose amino-acid sequence MSVIKNMKLKSKLLFAFGMCAVITIVVAVIGQSGLNKLNAQVDNIVGNLVLSVGLVRQTNIKTVATNRDFYRAIALVSTSSGADELESLLQSYKTNKAQAEESFNKYLATSMEQDERAAAADYASDWPAYTAAVERGFAALSKGDIEQAKKSLYLKSRDNM is encoded by the coding sequence ATGTCAGTGATAAAAAATATGAAATTAAAGTCGAAGTTACTATTCGCATTCGGCATGTGCGCAGTTATTACGATTGTAGTGGCTGTTATAGGTCAGTCAGGACTTAATAAGCTAAATGCTCAGGTAGACAATATCGTTGGGAATCTTGTGTTATCGGTGGGGCTCGTGCGGCAAACCAACATAAAGACTGTTGCTACCAATCGTGATTTTTACAGAGCTATTGCTTTAGTATCTACGAGCTCGGGTGCTGATGAGCTTGAGTCACTTCTTCAATCTTATAAAACTAATAAGGCGCAAGCTGAAGAGTCATTTAATAAATATCTGGCTACTTCTATGGAGCAAGATGAGCGGGCAGCCGCAGCGGATTACGCTAGCGACTGGCCCGCTTATACCGCAGCTGTTGAGCGTGGTTTTGCAGCCCTGAGCAAGGGTGATATTGAGCAAGCAAAAAAATCGCTTTATCTGAAGTCACGGGACAATATGTAA